DNA from Biomphalaria glabrata chromosome 14, xgBioGlab47.1, whole genome shotgun sequence:
atatatatatatatatatacatttaataaatgaatgaaaataaatagtGAATATTTAGCATTTCTCTCTATCACAACATTAGAAGCAACTGCTTGGATTATTCATTAATTCTATTTACATATTACATTGTCAGATTCTTGCTAATCACTGGGCTAGATTATTTTGTCTGCATCTCATTATAGTCTATTgtgtatattgttttaaaatagattgtCTTTGCCCTGTTAGGTTTTGGTCTAGGCATGATCTACCTCCCAGCCATTGTCAGCGTGGGATACTACTTTGAAAAGAAGCGTGCCTTCGCCACAGGTCTAGCTGTAGCAGGCTCAGGCTTGGGGACATTCATCTTTCCCCCTCTCAGTGAGGTCATCCTAAACAGTTTGTCCTGGAGAGGTGGTCTACTGATTATAGCTGGTATTATCTTACATGTAAGTAAGTCCAAGGTGTTTGCCTGGCTTCCACCATTGATAAAAATTGATATAGCAGTTAtagtatttatttcaatataaattttttgggttgtactatttttcaatttgctgatttcatttttgttatgatacaatataaatatctataaaaaaaatgtatacatcttTAGTGCATTAGTTTGAACATATAAATTTCAGTATGAATTTTAAAAGTCTCTTACTTACTTTgaattattgtttgttttaaatgtttaatgtttatgctgtttaaaattattatttcacttCACACGAGTGTACATAACagaaaagtaacaaaataattaactgttcaagcctgcaattattaacttcaacatttttgtaaaaaaaaaactttttttttggactcgatcagaatcaatattttttctttggtttaacctttttaaccttttttcaaaaactattttaaatattttctttatggAGTATCTAGTTTCAATGCCAATACTTCCAGGTGCTTGAACAGAAAGATAACTCTGCTATTTCTTTACTAGGGCTGTATATGTGGAGCGTTGATGAGGCCACTCAAGGCGAAGAGACCAGCAAAACCCAAAAACAAGCCAAGAgctaaaaacacatttgatagAATCAAAGAGCACTCCAGAACAAGGTTTGTCtcatttttactttatttcaatgattttcttttcaaatgttTTGCATTTCCCAGCATCCTTGACCTTATTTCACAATGATTAAAAAggttcttgtaaaaaaaatcttctgaGAGTatcagctattttttttttagactttttatttaaaaggtcttcttcattcttctgttcagttgagttttctttttatgtggctttctatttttttaatgtgatttCTAAGTCAATccaatataagataatataatatagtacAGGAAAATATAGAGAAAACCTTGGCACCTATTTATTCTTTGATTTATTGTCTTTCAATTGAAAACACACTAATGGTATGGGTTATTTTCTACTAATTCATTATTTGTGCATTGTCATAATAGGCATGTGTATAATTTGATTTCTTAATATATTCCTGGGTTTAAATAACTTCTTCTGATTCATCttgaaaaattattataatttcataACTGGCTCATGATTAGCATCGTTTGGAATCATTTctctaatgtaaaataaattacattttatttccaaTTAGTTACATTAACACAAATTGTTGATTGATCTCTTtctcctttatttttgtgttggttttatttttaaaatctcactgCAACATCGTTTAACATAATTTACTTAAGGGTTTATATCTTAAGAATATCTTTCCCAACATCCCTATGTAAAGCTTCAACAAAGAGTCTAAACTCTTAAATTCTCTATTTGACTTAAATCAGGCCTCAGTATAaccaagataaaataaaataaagattttgtgaAAAATGGATAataccttaaaaaaatgtttttatcagtttattttcataaaagggcatttagtgttgttgttgttttttttaaaaaaaggttacttTACAGAATTGTTTAGCTGTTTAAAGAGTTACTATGTTCTAAAGTGAGAGGTTCTAGTTAGCGTTCTCTATGTGTTTGCTTACCTTCCACCAAATGATCTACCTGTTGTAGGAGTGTCTCAGAGAGCAGCAGTGCTGTCCACTCTATAGCCGACACTAACTTAATTCTCCAGGGAGTTCTGGAGGCTAAGCTTCACCGGGAGAAAAGACTTCAGGACAACGACTCAGAGCTAGGCTCATTGCCAAGTGTAGCCTTCGTTAAAAGGCAGGACAGCTACCGTGCTGAGGAGAATGGCCGCCCTAGGTCAGAATGACATGAAAGCAAAACATCATTTAGTTGTTCATTTGTTATATCCTCCTAATAATTCCTCACTAGTCTTTATAGCACATTTTTATTCATATAAAAACCTATAGCTAATTAGCCTTTTCACAAGCTTTTCCTAACCttatataaacataaatacttACACAATAGTTAGATTTAGAGATGTTTTCTATAAGGATGATTTCACcattttgcttatattttttgtccttgaaaatatttgaaaaacttAAATGTAGGTCATTACAGTTTTGTtccatcacatttttttttcagtttgagGCATGCTTTGTATGTTTGCATGTTtggatttttcttttattgcatGTTTGattcattttgattttgtttttgatttcttTCAAGCTAAATCTAATGTTCATGAGAATGAGTGTaactttttatttgctttttgtCATAATGAATGTTTAACatctttcaattttattttatcatctacagccaaacattttaaaatttatattattaacataatctGACTTATTTGAGTTAATTATTCTCCATAATAAGCTAGTGTAAATCTAAAGATTAGTTTATTGGCTACTAGGCATAAGAGTCATTGTGTTatgcagaaaataaaatattctgttCCTTCATATATTCGTAATGTTCATAAAACCAGCTTAAATATGTTTAACATGTTTTACAATTAATACGTTCTACTACCAACATAAAATCTAATAAGAATTATGTATTTTTAACATAATGTTAGGACTGattattttctatatttgtttttaaatatttatataataagcATAAAAGGTTATCTGAACAAAAAGATTTTcaattatatacaaatgttatgcattaaaacaaatataaaatagtaatgaaatattgAAAGACAATTTAGAACCATATATGATGACATTTGATGTTAAAAATGTTGTCTATTTTTGTGAACATGTAGAAgataatttaatcattttttttttcagtggacCTGCAGCTATTTCAACTGACACAAGTAAACAAAAGCTCTCCATAAGCAGCACTGGCGACTCACTAATGACCAGCTCACCAGCAAGGGATGTCACCAGCTCACCTGTGTCACAGACTACTGGATCGCCAGCAATGCTGACAGCCAGCTTGGTACAAGAGAAGGAAACTGCTCACAATGGCAGTGTCTCACCAGGTTTGTGCCAGTCTCTATAGCGTAACAAATGGTTTTGTTAAGATTTccttattatttcaaaataaaagtataatttCAATTCctagtttttaccttttttacctttacctatctctttgcctgttggaccattgggatACCATGCAACATTCATCGACCGTCAttcttctgtcttttgccttagttagaaccgctttcaatggtaggcccacacattcttttatgttgtcctcccatcgctttctctgtctgcctcttcttttttttcctggtattgttcctgaaggaaggtctttgcgagccccgaacaTCTTGTAATATGGGCATAGATTTTCAGCTTCCTTTTTTTTGCGATAGTTAGCATCTAACTATCATAATTTCTAGTTTTAATTAGAATTCAACCATAAACATGTtagagaaattaaaaataaaaattggaatAATTCTGGAAACAAAATACAGAAATATCCAGGAAAGCTATAATAAAATTTAGAGACACAACAAAATCTAAAAACATACTTAGAAAAACACATAAGTAAAGGCACATTTCATATTCCATATTGTATGACAAAGTCATAGCCTAAAAGTGCCCCTTCTTGTCTATTGCCATTTGAGCATGGAAGTGGCTTCCttaatcagtcaggaaaacctaTGATTTAGCAGTGTTTAAGTTTCAAATaaacttgcatgactagattaacacattgaTATGTGTAccgtgtaattattttattatttattatccatgaggaaatttgttctacaattgtgcattaccaAAAACAATACATGATTTGAGCAAACATTTGAACAATAGCACACAAGATATACTTTCATACCCCATACTTAGCAGTTCAGAATCCTAAGTCAACATTTAACAGTGCTATCTACTCAACTGGCaatgtatttgtaatttaaaGTTGATTTTCTCAATCTCTCCAACCCAAAGACCCAGAGAGTGAAGCCAAAGTGTCTGAGATGGCCGAGTCAGTAGCTACAGTGGGTTCTGAATATTTCACCCCGCCTTTGTCCCCATCAACCACCACTCCAAGCAGCCCAGTTCATGATCAGGAGGACTTACAAGCACATACTGGCAGCAACGACAACGACAACCAATCTGATTTGGTTAGTTGATAATTAGATTAGTCTTTATATCAATATCTTTAGACATTATCAACAGTATTAACTTATTGTTTCATTTCTCCATTCCTTAATAGGAGAACAAAGTGTACACACATTTAGTATACTTTGTGAAATGAAATACTTGTGCAAAGATTTATGGTTAATGTTGTAAAATGAAATACTTGTGCAAAGATTTATGGTTAATTATTTGCTAAGTCTGTTTCTCTTGATCTCCTACTACTTCAGCTTTTCTTGTTGCACATTATTGAAGGTTTTACATGAAAATGTCAATGAAATGTGGGCTGTATGGCTGAGTGACATAATCCCAGATCCCAccttttccccccccccctctctctctctctcccccccccccccccccacacacacacactgtttgGACCAGAGCTGACTATGCTTAAAGCATGGTTgtgtggtttgcacgctggacagTCATTCGGACTTgtcaatggtcctgggttcatgtCCTGCTTGCTGCCATTCCCAGTTGTCCTGGGGGAGGTTTTGGACTacgaagtaaattatcttcaactctgaacgaACAcccaaaacatataaaacaatttacaaGCATTTTACAAAGCATGAAAGTGTGCTAtacaaaagaaatttaaaaacaaatgaaattgaTTCTGTGGATAAGAAAAAATATCCTTTTACGGTTTTTCATTTGTAAGTTTCAGATGTTTCCTCAAAGATGTATTCAAACCTCCATTAGAATAATATTAAGAAACCATACTTGGGGTCATCATTGTGATAATTTGAAATGCATACCATATGACCAGCCAGGTTTAGAAGCTATCAAGCTCATGAAATGTGcaagtctatttataaacattaggatggaaattaaaatgttatgataatgtttttatctcaaaggaaaacaaattgttttgttgtttttttcagactGATTCAACCAAAAAACAAAGTAATGGAGCATTGATGCTAGGTGGTGAATTTTCCCCCCTGTTAGAAGTGCCTGCTCCTGTCATCAAAATTGGAGGCCAACGTGCTGGAAGCTATGGTGGCAGTCGAACAAACATGTTGCACATTCAGAGCATAAATTCTTTACATGTGTCCAAGAAGGACTTGTCCAGGCCTTTGTATCGTAAAGATATTTTCTACAGCGGCAGTGTGTTGAACATCCCCCAATACAAGTCTCAGACTGACATCAAGAGTTTCATCACCAGTATCACCACCATCCCCGGAGAGATGGAGTTTGTGGATGGACCCAGCCCATCCTTTAAATGCATCAACAAGTATTGCAGCTGCCTGCCTAGGCCAGCACGAGATGTACTCAGTGAGATGGTGGACATTACCCTGTTCAAAGACATTAGTTTTATGCTCATCTGCTTGGGCAATGTGGCAGCATTCCTAGGTTTCTACATCCCTTTCATGTTCCTTGTAGATCGCTCTGTTGAGCTAGGTATAGACAAATCACAAGCAACCTTTCTTATATCCATTATAGGTAAGTTTTTCactacaaatttttttttaacagcgctctatatattaaattattatgattatcattatgTGCCTGACCAGTTCTGAAATGAGAGATGCTGTGCTCTTAACTATGGCGCTTGTgttgtaaataataaaatcacCATATTTTATGACACTTTGGCAGTTACCCATATTATTTTATGATATATAATTCTCTATTAAGTTTAGGCTTACTAAACTAAAACGTGAAAAGGAAACCATTTGATACAATGTAAACATCATGCAGTAAATTACCTCTCTCCTAGTGGTGAGATTGAAATTCATGAGACTTGTTGATGTCttcaaaaaattgaaaataaataaaaatttgtatCTTTAGGTATggctaattaaattaaatttgtgaCATAAAAGTAAGATTCCCCTTTTAgaacttgtgatctatagagcagatgatgtataggtcatctggTTCTCTGGCTGACagttaatgaggatgtcatgtggccagcacaatgaccaacagcctttacttttccccaactaatttcacgtaccccattagagctgggtggactcagaggcacccaaagatcctgaaattaaaaatcctaattttcaccaggattcgaatctgGGATCAATTGTTCAGATATCAAGCATTTTtccgctcagccaccatgcctccaaaTTTGTGACATGACTACTGTTTATTCATAAATATAATATGAAATGTTACAGTGGTAGAAATTAGTGCTGTACTTTTTATTGTATATAATGTAGAGTCTCTGCTAATGTTCATTACTACctcttcttattttatatagaacTCAATGATATACTAAACTAAATTGAACTCCTGGTTAAATCATTTTGATATCCTTAGTTTGGTATAACAGTAAACAGAACACAACTGTCAAATTCATTTAGAACCTCTAGATCTCAAAAAgaaagtgttttttcttccactaTGCTCATCAAAATGTGTATTTGTTGTATCATGGGACTAATTTTACCTTGAATTGAGATTTGCATTGGGCTTGATTTGTTACCAATGCAATGTATATTATTCCAGGTATTGCCAAcacaataaaatattgtatattATTCCAGGCATTACCAACACTGTGGGGCGTGTCTTGATTGGCAAGCTTGCTGACCTTCACTTGATTGACAGTTTGATTATAACCTATATATCAATAGCATTGTGTGGTGTAGTCACTGCCTTAGTGCCATTCTGTAACACTTATCCTCTGCTTGCTACCAATGCTGCTGTATTTGGCTTAGGAATGGGTAACCAATaatcctttctttctttattttttgaatacattttagttgtatgattaatatttttgaaaaatgttttaaaataatattgctTTGAACAAGAAAATCTCAAGTTTACAAGATCCAATTGTACTATAAGAACACACTTGGTTGCACTTTGTCCTAGATGTAgttcaaatttaatacttaaaTATAGACTTAATTATACTTGGGTCCACTTACACATAGTGTAGCAATTTCTCTGCAGTGATAGGTAATAGGTGACTTCCCGCAGCTCCTTCTTATGGATTATAGGTCTTCTGAAAAGGTGCGACACCATGTTAGACATGGTTGGAACTGCGCTTGCTTTCCTCATATTAGCATGTCATTGGTACATGATAGTTGCCGGGTAATGTGTTTTGTCTTGTATATGGATGTGTGATGCATATATCATTTGACATTCAGTCACACTTTGCTTTGGGGGGAAAGTGTTTGGGTAAGAAAAGTTTTCTCTGTAAATATCCAAAGTGACATGAATTTCTCTTTTTTAGACTGCACAACATAATTGTATGAGTTTGTGATATATgagaattattaatatttaaccATCGATTTCAGACTTTTATCTAtaagaagaaatacatttttaaacaaatggtatttaaagataactataaaatattACAAACCTCATTTTGCTTTAGCCCATTTACATTGGTCTTGAGGTTTAACTGAACAATACACATCTATCAAAATATATTACAGTATTCTAAATCTCCGGCAGATAAATATATCCATAGATATCATTAAACCAATTTACAGTATAATTTACTTTCACCTTCATTTATCCCTTAGTCTGGTGGACCATTGGGGCAACACACAAGATCtattgaccatctttctccattcctctctgtcttttgcctttgatagaatgtctgcctcttcttctttttcctgttaatgttctctgaaggaaggtttttgctGGCCCTGAGATCCTTGTGATATGTCCATAGAATTTAAGTTTGTGCTTTTTGATAGTAGTTAGCAGATAATCATCATAATTTATTTCACTGACTTTTAAGCCACAAAACAAACTGAAGTATAGTAGTTACTTGTTAGATAACTGTTACAGttgatagaaaaaaatcaagttcaagttttaaaCAGTGTGAATGTAAAGAatgtaattagttttgtttgtttttttcagccgCATTTATTTCTCTGTCCTCCATTGTTATCTGTGATCGCATGGGTCTTGAAAAACTGACCAATGCTTTTGGACTTTTGTCCATGGTGAGAGGAATAGCTGGCATGGCTGGCCCTCCAATGGCTGGTAAGTAAAAGTCACTATTAATTAGGTTATACCATTGAAAAATAGTTACTTTTTGTGTGAATGACTACCTCTTAAAACTAAGCCTTTTATATTAAATGTGGATGATATCTTTTAAATTCAAGTAATAAGTACCATTATTTGCATTTTgagaaaatatttgtattcatCAACTATTATTTGAACTGGCTATGGTGTAAGGGAGACAACTTTCCAGTTGCAATATGCAGGACtatgaagaaagagaatgaatAAAGAGATTGACTTTTTTCAATTGTCATTCACATAGTTGAGTTAATTTCCCTGAAAATAAATACCAGAGTGGTACTACTATTTCCATAAATGTTTCCAAATGGTTACATCAattaaaagaactttttttaGTTCCTTAAATCTTTCCAAATGGTTACATCAatttaaagaacttttttttttagttccatAAATCTTTCCAAATGGATACATCAATTTAacgaacttttttttagttccatAAATCTTTCCAAATGGTCAAGCAAGATGAATTCACATATTATACTCTTTATAATCcttataaacatatttaaaatgcTGCATGGACCCAGTGGACATAGAGGACTGAGAAATAACTTAAAatgacaaagataaaggtattGTCTGCATTGGATGTGGCAAAACCTGTAGCTTGGACTGTATAGTTGCATAAAATGCTGCACTGATCCTTAAtttttggactcgaagacaagctttttaGATTGACAGATCAATTTTCATATATCTACACTATAGGATCAATGTGGCTAATCTCTATGAttgtaacagaaacaaaaacaaaatttgactcattattaattgcttttataaaatgtttgttcagAAAATATTGCATTTCTAAATAGCTCTTTTAACagactatattaaaaaaaattaacttcttgattaaatatttttatcttttttttttgtagtttattATCAAatttctgattttattttaagatttgatgcacaatcaaaataatttttttttactacaggATTTATAAACAGACAACTTTTTATTGTCTTGTTCTGCTTATAGGGATTAATTGAGTCTGAttcttagtaataataattatctttc
Protein-coding regions in this window:
- the LOC106055257 gene encoding monocarboxylate transporter 5-like isoform X1 yields the protein MTAENSAKKEDGGGGDEEIKLNGPDKMNSTDQKQRLLDKKKEAAKDKANGVKGRKKRRGSEDSQVSLESMEDYIPTPPDGGWGWVIVAASVVCNLIVDGIGYSFGVFLSEFVEAFKEKKSTVSLVGSLLCGTYLFAGPIVSAMTNKFGCRAVVIAGSLVATAGFIMATFSNGVIMLIITYGIIGGFGLGMIYLPAIVSVGYYFEKKRAFATGLAVAGSGLGTFIFPPLSEVILNSLSWRGGLLIIAGIILHGCICGALMRPLKAKRPAKPKNKPRAKNTFDRIKEHSRTRSVSESSSAVHSIADTNLILQGVLEAKLHREKRLQDNDSELGSLPSVAFVKRQDSYRAEENGRPSGPAAISTDTSKQKLSISSTGDSLMTSSPARDVTSSPVSQTTGSPAMLTASLVQEKETAHNGSVSPDPESEAKVSEMAESVATVGSEYFTPPLSPSTTTPSSPVHDQEDLQAHTGSNDNDNQSDLTDSTKKQSNGALMLGGEFSPLLEVPAPVIKIGGQRAGSYGGSRTNMLHIQSINSLHVSKKDLSRPLYRKDIFYSGSVLNIPQYKSQTDIKSFITSITTIPGEMEFVDGPSPSFKCINKYCSCLPRPARDVLSEMVDITLFKDISFMLICLGNVAAFLGFYIPFMFLVDRSVELGIDKSQATFLISIIGITNTVGRVLIGKLADLHLIDSLIITYISIALCGVVTALVPFCNTYPLLATNAAVFGLGMAAFISLSSIVICDRMGLEKLTNAFGLLSMVRGIAGMAGPPMAGKMYDSTGQYDMSFYIGGLLLFAGAGCHCLLHLSCLRSQTKILTWKEKRTDTVIDQPDTILEQPELEEILEMAGSKPKIVSKEEALSSV
- the LOC106055257 gene encoding monocarboxylate transporter 5-like isoform X2, with protein sequence MTAENSAKKEDGGGGDEEIKLNGPDKMNSTDQKQRLLDKKKEAAKDKANGVKGRKKRRGSEDSQVSLESMEDYIPTPPDGGWGWVIVAASVVCNLIVDGIGYSFGVFLSEFVEAFKEKKSTVSLVGSLLCGTYLFAGPIVSAMTNKFGCRAVVIAGSLVATAGFIMATFSNGVIMLIITYGIIGGFGLGMIYLPAIVSVGYYFEKKRAFATGLAVAGSGLGTFIFPPLSEVILNSLSWRGGLLIIAGIILHGCICGALMRPLKAKRPAKPKNKPRAKNTFDRIKEHSRTRSVSESSSAVHSIADTNLILQGVLEAKLHREKRLQDNDSELGSLPSVAFVKRQDSYRAEENGRPSGPAAISTDTSKQKLSISSTGDSLMTSSPARDVTSSPVSQTTGSPAMLTASLVQEKETAHNGSVSPDPESEAKVSEMAESVATVGSEYFTPPLSPSTTTPSSPVHDQEDLQAHTGSNDNDNQSDLTDSTKKQSNGALMLGGEFSPLLEVPAPVIKIGGQRAGSYGGSRTNMLHIQSINSLHVSKKDLSRPLYRKDIFYSGSVLNIPQYKSQTDIKSFITSITTIPGEMEFVDGPSPSFKCINKYCSCLPRPARDVLSEMVDITLFKDISFMLICLGNVAAFLGFYIPFMFLVDRSVELGIDKSQATFLISIIGITNTVGRVLIGKLADLHLIDSLIITYISIALCGVVTALVPFCNTYPLLATNAAVFGLGMAAFISLSSIVICDRMGLEKLTNAFGLLSMVRGIAGMAGPPMAGKMYDSTGQYDMSFYIGGLLLFAGAGCHCLLHLSCLRKEKRTDTVIDQPDTILEQPELEEILEMAGSKPKIVSKEEALSSV
- the LOC106055257 gene encoding monocarboxylate transporter 2-like isoform X3, whose protein sequence is MTAENSAKKEDGGGGDEEIKLNGPDKMNSTDQKQRLLDKKKEAAKDKANGVKGRKKRRGSEDSQVSLESMEDYIPTPPDGGWGWVIVAASVVCNLIVDGIGYSFGVFLSEFVEAFKEKKSTVSLVGSLLCGTYLFAGPIVSAMTNKFGCRAVVIAGSLVATAGFIMATFSNGVIMLIITYGIIGGFGLGMIYLPAIVSVGYYFEKKRAFATGLAVAGSGLGTFIFPPLSEVILNSLSWRGGLLIIAGIILHGCICGALMRPLKAKRPAKPKNKPRAKNTFDRIKEHSRTSGPAAISTDTSKQKLSISSTGDSLMTSSPARDVTSSPVSQTTGSPAMLTASLVQEKETAHNGSVSPDPESEAKVSEMAESVATVGSEYFTPPLSPSTTTPSSPVHDQEDLQAHTGSNDNDNQSDLTDSTKKQSNGALMLGGEFSPLLEVPAPVIKIGGQRAGSYGGSRTNMLHIQSINSLHVSKKDLSRPLYRKDIFYSGSVLNIPQYKSQTDIKSFITSITTIPGEMEFVDGPSPSFKCINKYCSCLPRPARDVLSEMVDITLFKDISFMLICLGNVAAFLGFYIPFMFLVDRSVELGIDKSQATFLISIIGITNTVGRVLIGKLADLHLIDSLIITYISIALCGVVTALVPFCNTYPLLATNAAVFGLGMAAFISLSSIVICDRMGLEKLTNAFGLLSMVRGIAGMAGPPMAGKMYDSTGQYDMSFYIGGLLLFAGAGCHCLLHLSCLRSQTKILTWKEKRTDTVIDQPDTILEQPELEEILEMAGSKPKIVSKEEALSSV